The following coding sequences lie in one Tistrella bauzanensis genomic window:
- a CDS encoding ABC transporter ATP-binding protein yields MAARAAGPDAARTGSDGAAVSARRLSLVYQTADQPVHALQDVDIDIRPGDFVSLIGPSGCGKTTLLRVIADLEQPTGGSITVAGRTPDEARRDRAYGYVFQAPALMPWRTVERNVMLPLELARRPKAERQAIVREKLALVGLDGFARKYPWQLSGGMQQRASIARALSFAPELLLMDEPFGALDEITRDHLNLALNALWRQTGLTCVFVTHSIAEAVFLSTRIIVMSPRPGKILEEITCDLPAERTLEMRESAEFQRVAALVRAGLAKGHSYD; encoded by the coding sequence ATGGCCGCCCGCGCGGCCGGCCCCGATGCCGCGCGCACTGGATCGGACGGTGCCGCCGTTTCCGCGCGCCGGCTGTCGCTGGTCTATCAGACGGCGGACCAGCCGGTGCATGCCCTTCAGGATGTCGACATCGATATCCGGCCCGGCGATTTCGTGTCGCTGATCGGCCCGTCCGGATGCGGCAAGACCACGCTGCTGCGCGTGATCGCCGATCTGGAACAGCCGACCGGCGGCAGCATCACGGTTGCCGGCCGGACACCCGACGAGGCACGCCGCGACCGCGCCTATGGCTATGTCTTTCAGGCGCCGGCGCTGATGCCCTGGCGGACGGTTGAACGCAACGTCATGCTGCCGCTGGAACTGGCCCGACGGCCCAAGGCCGAACGGCAGGCGATCGTGCGTGAAAAACTGGCCCTGGTCGGGCTCGACGGCTTTGCGCGCAAATATCCGTGGCAATTGTCCGGCGGCATGCAACAGCGCGCGTCGATCGCGCGGGCGCTGTCGTTCGCCCCTGAACTGCTGCTGATGGACGAACCCTTCGGCGCGCTGGACGAGATCACCCGCGATCACCTGAATCTGGCGCTGAACGCACTCTGGCGTCAGACCGGCCTGACCTGCGTTTTCGTGACCCACTCGATCGCCGAGGCGGTGTTCCTGTCGACCCGGATCATCGTGATGAGCCCGCGCCCGGGCAAGATCCTGGAAGAGATCACCTGCGACCTGCCGGCGGAACGCACGCTCGAAATGCGCGAATCGGCCGAATTCCAGCGGGTGGCGGCCCTGGTGCGCGCCGGTCTTGCCAAGGGTCACTCCTATGACTGA
- a CDS encoding helix-turn-helix domain-containing protein: MRDALNSLKHPRALEPAAVPQVSPRSERRDIETEINQAIGRRIRALRLARGLSQEACSSRLGISFQQLQKYEKGQNRISACSLYRLAGILEVPPSSLLDKLDDGPKVLRRNRISRGMIEASSRLASISDATARRAITDLISALSATDGIDDDADTDMDADASAMH; the protein is encoded by the coding sequence ATGCGTGACGCCCTCAACAGCTTGAAGCACCCGCGCGCGCTTGAGCCCGCGGCCGTGCCGCAGGTTTCTCCGCGCAGCGAGCGTCGAGACATCGAAACCGAAATCAATCAGGCGATCGGCCGGCGCATCCGCGCCCTCCGTCTTGCCCGTGGTCTCAGTCAGGAAGCGTGCTCCAGCCGATTGGGGATCAGCTTTCAGCAATTGCAGAAATACGAAAAGGGGCAGAACCGCATCAGCGCGTGTTCGCTCTATCGCCTGGCAGGCATTCTGGAAGTGCCTCCATCATCACTTCTGGACAAGCTCGATGACGGCCCCAAGGTGTTGCGCCGCAACCGCATCAGCCGGGGCATGATCGAAGCCAGCAGCCGGCTCGCCTCGATTTCCGACGCCACGGCGCGGCGGGCGATCACCGATCTCATCAGCGCGCTCAGCGCGACCGACGGCATCGATGACGACGCCGATACCGACATGGACGCCGACGCCAGCGCCATGCACTGA